A window from Candidatus Omnitrophota bacterium encodes these proteins:
- the lpxD gene encoding UDP-3-O-(3-hydroxymyristoyl)glucosamine N-acyltransferase — protein sequence MQKTLKEIAKLIGGQVIGDGDILITGASGIKEAAEGEITFLANPKYNSLMDKTRAAAIVTSAEAQKTTKPVILIENPSLAFTKIISMFMPDEVGHPKNIDYTVVLGKDVFLGKDVAIGPYTVIGDNVVIGDNAIIYAGCYIGHHTKIGDNTLIYPHVSIRERISIGRSVIIHSGTVIGSDGFGFATIKGLHHKIPQVGTVEIGDDVEIGANVTIDRARFDKTVIGRGTKIDNLVQIAHNVVIGENSLIVAQVGISGSTIIGNNVTLGGQAGLVGHINIGNNAIVTAQSGVAKSVPPDTMVSGYPARPFMTTQRANASLQNLPKLFDLVKELKKKIEELEAKLK from the coding sequence GTGCAGAAAACACTTAAGGAAATAGCCAAACTTATCGGCGGACAAGTTATCGGCGACGGCGATATCCTGATTACCGGGGCCTCAGGAATTAAAGAGGCGGCTGAAGGGGAGATTACTTTCCTGGCCAATCCCAAATACAACTCGCTTATGGATAAGACCCGGGCCGCGGCGATTGTTACCTCAGCTGAGGCGCAGAAAACTACCAAGCCGGTAATCTTAATTGAAAATCCTTCTCTGGCTTTTACCAAGATTATTTCTATGTTCATGCCTGATGAAGTAGGGCATCCCAAGAACATAGATTATACCGTAGTCCTGGGCAAGGATGTTTTTTTAGGCAAAGACGTGGCTATCGGGCCTTATACGGTTATCGGCGATAATGTTGTAATAGGAGATAACGCCATAATTTACGCCGGCTGTTATATCGGCCACCATACAAAAATAGGCGACAATACTTTAATTTATCCGCATGTTTCCATACGCGAACGCATCAGTATTGGCAGAAGCGTAATTATTCATTCCGGCACAGTCATCGGTTCGGATGGGTTTGGATTCGCTACGATTAAGGGGCTGCACCATAAGATCCCTCAGGTGGGGACAGTTGAGATCGGCGATGATGTTGAGATCGGCGCCAATGTTACCATTGACCGGGCGCGTTTTGATAAGACGGTTATCGGCCGGGGAACTAAAATCGATAACCTTGTCCAAATTGCCCATAATGTAGTTATCGGTGAAAATTCTCTTATCGTCGCCCAGGTAGGTATATCCGGCAGCACGATTATCGGTAATAATGTGACTTTAGGCGGCCAAGCCGGTTTGGTCGGCCACATCAATATCGGTAATAACGCCATTGTAACCGCCCAATCCGGAGTAGCAAAATCCGTTCCACCGGATACGATGGTCTCAGGCTATCCGGCCCGGCCTTTTATGACTACGCAGAGAGCAAACGCCAGCCTTCAGAACTTACCTAAGCTATTTGATCTGGTTAAGGAATTAAAGAAAAAGATTGAAGAGCTGGAAGCTAAATTAAAATAA
- a CDS encoding bifunctional UDP-3-O-[3-hydroxymyristoyl] N-acetylglucosamine deacetylase/3-hydroxyacyl-ACP dehydratase, whose translation MEKQRTIAKEIQLKGIGIHTGNKVNLTLKPAEADSGVTFIRTDIPAAPRIKANVEFLLAQKLSRRSSIGNGQVEVQTVEHLMAALSCLGIDNIDIQIDNNELPGLDGSASGFVEALEKAGIAQQEKQKYIYTVKAPISIQEGPSSVTILPSKEFKVSYTLNYDHPLLESQFLEVAVNPESFKKEIAPARTFCMESEARQLQNQGLGLGANYENTLVVGTAGVIKNKLRFKDEFVRHKILDLIGDLYLAGCPIYGHVIAIKSGHSLNLKIAQKIHEQRIKTQGAADMKEVLDVNEIMKILPHRQPFLFVDRVTHLEKGKRAVGIKNVTINDYFFKGHFPGRPVMPGVLILEAMAQVGGVMMLASEENRGKLAFFMAIDNAKFRKTVVPGDQLVFEVEAGKMRSKIGLVHGKALVDGKVVAEADLMFALVED comes from the coding sequence ATGGAAAAACAAAGGACAATCGCCAAAGAAATTCAGCTTAAAGGTATTGGCATCCATACGGGCAATAAGGTTAATCTTACCCTTAAGCCGGCAGAGGCAGATAGCGGCGTAACTTTTATCCGCACAGATATTCCCGCGGCTCCCAGGATAAAGGCCAATGTGGAATTTTTGCTGGCGCAGAAATTGAGCCGGCGCTCCTCCATCGGAAATGGCCAGGTAGAGGTGCAGACTGTCGAGCACCTTATGGCGGCATTATCCTGCTTAGGAATTGATAATATTGATATCCAGATAGATAATAATGAGCTCCCTGGCTTAGACGGCAGCGCCAGCGGTTTTGTCGAGGCCCTGGAAAAGGCCGGGATAGCTCAACAGGAAAAACAAAAATATATTTATACGGTTAAGGCGCCCATAAGCATCCAGGAAGGCCCAAGTTCCGTTACTATCTTGCCGTCTAAAGAGTTTAAGGTTTCCTACACCTTAAACTATGACCATCCTCTGCTTGAGTCGCAGTTTTTAGAGGTGGCGGTTAACCCGGAGTCTTTTAAGAAAGAGATTGCTCCGGCGCGGACTTTCTGCATGGAGAGCGAAGCCCGGCAATTACAAAATCAGGGCTTAGGCCTGGGGGCCAATTATGAAAATACCCTGGTCGTCGGCACCGCGGGGGTAATTAAAAATAAGCTTAGGTTCAAGGATGAATTTGTCAGGCATAAGATCCTGGATTTAATCGGCGATCTCTATTTAGCCGGTTGTCCGATTTACGGCCACGTGATCGCCATAAAAAGCGGGCATTCTTTGAATCTCAAGATCGCCCAGAAAATCCATGAGCAAAGAATAAAAACACAAGGAGCTGCGGATATGAAAGAGGTCTTGGATGTTAACGAGATTATGAAGATTTTACCGCACCGCCAACCGTTCCTGTTTGTTGACCGGGTTACCCATTTGGAAAAGGGCAAGCGGGCAGTCGGGATTAAAAACGTAACCATAAATGATTATTTTTTCAAAGGCCATTTTCCGGGCCGTCCGGTTATGCCGGGGGTGCTTATTTTAGAGGCGATGGCCCAGGTTGGCGGGGTAATGATGCTGGCCAGCGAGGAGAACCGGGGGAAGCTGGCGTTTTTTATGGCCATTGATAACGCCAAGTTCAGAAAAACAGTTGTTCCCGGGGACCAATTGGTTTTTGAAGTAGAGGCCGGAAAGATGCGCTCAAAGATCGGCTTGGTGCATGGCAAGGCATTGGTAGACGGCAAAGTGGTCGCCGAAGCCGATTTAATGTTCGCCTTGGTAGAGGATTAA
- the lpxA gene encoding acyl-ACP--UDP-N-acetylglucosamine O-acyltransferase → MQIHPSAIVSPKAKLASGVTVGPFSIISDNVSIGADTKVGAHCVIEGNTAIGRGCEIFTGSVIGSRPQDLKFKGEKVFLEIGNNNIIREYCTLNPGTKEGAKTIIGDNNLLMAYSHVAHDCQVGSGCVLANNCTLAGHVTIEDSAVIGGIVAIHQFVRIGRLSIIGGCSKVVQDIPPFSTCDGHPARVYGLNLIGLRRKGISNASIKQLDQAFKMIFNSGLSVKHAVERVEKELEKSQEITYLVNFTKNSERGLTRSCR, encoded by the coding sequence ATGCAGATACACCCTTCAGCAATAGTTTCTCCGAAAGCAAAATTAGCATCAGGGGTAACGGTCGGCCCCTTTAGCATAATCAGCGATAATGTCAGTATCGGCGCCGATACCAAAGTCGGCGCGCATTGCGTAATCGAAGGAAACACCGCTATCGGCCGCGGCTGTGAAATATTTACCGGAAGCGTCATCGGCAGCCGGCCGCAAGACCTTAAATTCAAAGGTGAAAAAGTATTCTTAGAAATAGGCAACAATAATATTATCCGCGAGTATTGCACGCTTAATCCGGGGACAAAAGAAGGGGCAAAAACAATTATCGGTGACAATAATTTACTGATGGCTTATTCGCATGTCGCCCACGATTGCCAGGTTGGCAGCGGGTGTGTTTTGGCCAATAACTGCACCCTGGCCGGCCATGTCACCATTGAAGACTCCGCGGTTATCGGCGGGATAGTGGCCATACATCAGTTTGTGCGCATTGGCAGGCTTTCAATTATCGGAGGATGCTCTAAAGTCGTCCAGGATATTCCCCCGTTTTCTACCTGCGATGGGCATCCGGCGCGCGTCTACGGTTTGAATCTTATCGGTTTAAGGCGTAAAGGCATTTCCAACGCGTCCATCAAACAGCTTGATCAAGCGTTTAAAATGATCTTTAATTCCGGATTATCCGTAAAGCACGCCGTTGAAAGAGTAGAAAAAGAACTGGAGAAAAGCCAAGAGATAACTTATCTGGTTAATTTCACTAAAAACTCTGAGCGCGGTTTAACCCGCTCCTGTCGCTAA
- the lpxI gene encoding UDP-2,3-diacylglucosamine diphosphatase LpxI (LpxI, functionally equivalent to LpxH, replaces it in LPS biosynthesis in a minority of bacteria.) — translation MPKIGLIAGNRKFPLLFAAAARKKDCSIVAIAIKGDTSPKLKKLVDKIYWIGLPEFQKIFEIFKSEAVEGVVMAGQISPHRLFSKEINKSPELKQILESLKDKKTDTLFGAVAQKLEEAGLSLLDSTTFIEEYLPKKGTLTKHQPDFNTWEDVYFGLSLAKAVASLDIGQTVAVKSKTIVAVEAFEGTDNLIRRAGKISRGRMVIVKVSKPKQDMRFDIPVIGLNTIKNLTKAKARCLAFEAGKTLFIDQEESIRLADKKGISIVAV, via the coding sequence ATGCCAAAGATCGGTTTGATTGCCGGAAACAGAAAATTCCCCCTGCTTTTTGCCGCCGCGGCCCGCAAAAAAGACTGTTCAATTGTCGCTATTGCCATTAAAGGCGATACCTCGCCCAAACTAAAGAAACTGGTTGATAAAATATACTGGATCGGCCTGCCTGAATTTCAGAAAATCTTTGAGATATTTAAATCCGAAGCAGTAGAGGGCGTGGTCATGGCCGGACAAATCAGCCCGCACAGATTATTCAGTAAAGAGATTAATAAAAGCCCGGAATTAAAACAGATTTTAGAGAGCCTAAAAGACAAAAAGACGGATACATTATTCGGGGCGGTGGCGCAAAAATTGGAAGAAGCCGGTTTATCTCTTTTAGACTCAACGACATTTATCGAAGAGTATCTGCCTAAAAAAGGCACGCTGACCAAACATCAGCCGGATTTTAATACCTGGGAAGATGTCTATTTCGGTTTAAGTTTGGCTAAGGCGGTGGCCAGTTTAGATATCGGCCAGACGGTGGCGGTAAAAAGCAAGACCATAGTTGCCGTTGAGGCTTTTGAAGGGACGGATAATTTGATTCGCCGGGCAGGCAAAATCAGCCGCGGCAGGATGGTAATCGTTAAGGTAAGTAAACCCAAGCAGGACATGCGCTTTGATATTCCGGTTATCGGCTTAAATACGATAAAAAATCTGACCAAGGCCAAAGCCAGGTGCCTGGCGTTTGAAGCCGGCAAAACACTTTTTATCGACCAAGAAGAAAGCATCCGGCTGGCGGATAAAAAGGGTATCTCCATTGTCGCGGTATAA
- a CDS encoding glycogen-binding domain-containing protein, with protein MPRTAETKPTEFKLYAPGAKKVMVAGSFNKWDTKKLSAKKDSKGNWLAKVALKPGRYEYKFVVDENWTNDPRCTSCVANSLGSHNSVVEVK; from the coding sequence ATGCCACGGACAGCTGAAACAAAACCAACGGAGTTTAAGTTATATGCCCCTGGGGCCAAAAAGGTTATGGTTGCCGGAAGTTTCAATAAATGGGATACCAAGAAATTATCTGCCAAGAAAGACAGCAAGGGTAATTGGTTGGCAAAGGTAGCCCTTAAGCCGGGCAGGTATGAGTATAAATTTGTCGTTGATGAAAATTGGACAAATGACCCCCGTTGCACCTCTTGCGTAGCCAATTCGCTGGGTTCGCATAACTCTGTAGTTGAGGTTAAATAA
- a CDS encoding radical SAM protein has product MKYIYGPIKSRRLGLSLGLSLSPNKICNLDCIYCQWGSVGKTVAERKEYASPAEIISELKSWIQNNPQEFKELKFVTLSGLGEPTLNTCIGELIDQVKAITGASIAVITNSALLGDPLVRKGILKADLIVPSLDAVDPQIFKQIDRPDTAIKLNEIIDGLIALKKEFRGKIWLEIMLVAGVNDDFGHIEELKKIIQRINPDKIQLNSPVRSTAEKNVLPVERAKLEKIKEFLGDKAEIV; this is encoded by the coding sequence ATGAAATATATCTACGGCCCGATAAAATCGCGCAGGCTGGGGCTTTCCTTAGGTTTAAGCCTAAGCCCTAATAAAATATGCAATCTGGATTGTATTTATTGCCAATGGGGCTCTGTCGGCAAAACTGTTGCTGAAAGAAAAGAATACGCCAGCCCAGCTGAAATTATCTCTGAGTTAAAATCCTGGATCCAAAATAATCCCCAAGAATTTAAAGAGCTAAAATTCGTCACTCTTTCCGGTTTAGGCGAGCCGACGCTAAATACCTGCATCGGGGAACTGATCGATCAGGTAAAGGCGATTACCGGCGCAAGCATCGCTGTAATTACCAATTCTGCGCTTCTGGGGGATCCTTTGGTGCGTAAGGGGATTTTGAAAGCGGATTTAATTGTTCCTTCTCTGGATGCGGTTGACCCGCAAATCTTTAAACAGATCGACCGGCCGGATACGGCTATAAAATTAAATGAAATTATCGACGGCTTAATTGCTTTAAAAAAAGAATTCCGCGGTAAGATCTGGCTTGAGATCATGCTGGTTGCCGGGGTCAATGATGATTTTGGCCATATCGAGGAATTAAAAAAGATAATCCAGCGCATCAATCCGGATAAAATCCAGCTTAATTCTCCGGTGCGCTCAACCGCCGAGAAAAACGTTCTTCCCGTCGAGAGGGCAAAATTAGAGAAGATAAAAGAGTTCTTAGGGGATAAGGCGGAGATTGTTTAG
- a CDS encoding PEGA domain-containing protein: MMKKYTLAALLMAAFLFTSVFAAEPDQKELGSKIKVAIFVQNRADSFLLKKLGTFNDLITSRLTQKGLTVIDKNDVLAKFRESRVAEPGLSNTIKMLTDIVKAIKTEAPVETISDGSALRISQMIGADYLLFVSIVSFGEEHKKFKGEGTIYGTNTEAADYILRLSIKVLDGSQGGSIFADIATVSERMAYLPSLEIQSSEIINKLLDAGSLKLADSISTKIGDIRKAEPQKLPPVNFTIKSNVDGATVELDGAAIGSTSGNFKASPGLHQIRISKERFATWEKTVNIYAGQALNVKLELSSEGLERAKEQKDIDSLLYRVTKDKKGDDK, from the coding sequence ATGATGAAAAAATACACTTTAGCTGCGCTTTTAATGGCCGCATTTTTATTTACATCGGTTTTTGCTGCTGAGCCTGATCAGAAAGAATTGGGTTCTAAGATTAAAGTTGCTATCTTTGTTCAAAATCGAGCGGATTCATTTTTACTGAAAAAGTTAGGCACCTTTAATGATTTAATCACCAGCCGTCTTACGCAAAAAGGGCTTACTGTTATAGACAAAAATGATGTATTGGCTAAATTTAGAGAATCGCGTGTAGCTGAGCCCGGTCTCTCTAATACGATTAAGATGCTCACGGATATCGTTAAAGCCATAAAAACAGAAGCTCCAGTTGAGACGATTAGTGATGGCAGCGCGCTACGAATATCTCAAATGATCGGAGCAGACTATTTACTTTTTGTTTCCATTGTTTCTTTCGGTGAAGAGCATAAGAAATTTAAAGGAGAAGGCACTATCTATGGCACTAATACAGAAGCCGCAGATTACATTCTGCGTCTTTCTATTAAAGTTTTAGATGGATCTCAGGGGGGAAGCATATTTGCCGATATCGCTACAGTTTCTGAACGCATGGCGTATCTGCCAAGCCTTGAGATTCAATCGAGTGAGATTATTAATAAGCTGCTAGATGCAGGCTCATTAAAGTTGGCGGACAGCATATCCACGAAGATTGGCGACATTCGTAAAGCCGAACCCCAAAAGTTACCACCTGTAAATTTTACTATTAAAAGTAATGTTGACGGAGCAACAGTTGAATTAGATGGTGCGGCTATTGGTTCGACTTCAGGTAATTTCAAGGCTAGCCCAGGATTGCATCAGATACGTATTTCAAAAGAGCGCTTTGCTACCTGGGAGAAAACTGTAAATATTTATGCGGGTCAGGCCCTCAATGTAAAGTTAGAGTTGTCTAGCGAGGGTCTTGAAAGAGCGAAAGAACAAAAAGATATAGATAGCCTGCTGTATCGGGTTACAAAAGATAAGAAGGGAGATGACAAATGA
- a CDS encoding CsgG/HfaB family protein, with the protein MKFLKEKLFLAVIFMGSSLLVSIPLVSAEEHGQEGKDTILIGRIQIQPSVQEMAQAKGYNLQLKRVAESIESQLINTLGASELFLMVERKRKSDIELEQAFAAVATNPGDKNAAQVLKMTGAKYIFLPQIDGFEDIVETQEHAAIGRVSRERKLYLSVVVQIVDATTAEMLPAIASIQIEKRLDAEMVRLGTEMSSEKGLVELSKEMAEKLTQSVVCALRPPTILTVTGQQVLINRGQDAGFKNGDEIEIFATQHIKDAENNRFIKNEALVGKAIIFRSERSNSSANLTGENLGVTGGCIVKPAMNNSQPTGQNVLTPGSSEKPLKWTQ; encoded by the coding sequence ATGAAATTTCTAAAAGAAAAGTTGTTCCTTGCAGTAATATTCATGGGCTCATCTTTATTAGTTAGTATTCCTTTGGTATCGGCGGAAGAACATGGTCAGGAAGGGAAAGACACGATTTTAATTGGCCGCATTCAGATTCAACCTTCAGTTCAGGAAATGGCGCAGGCCAAGGGTTATAATTTGCAGTTGAAACGCGTTGCAGAGTCTATTGAGTCACAACTTATAAATACTTTAGGCGCTTCAGAATTATTTCTTATGGTAGAACGTAAACGCAAAAGCGATATAGAATTGGAACAAGCTTTCGCTGCGGTAGCAACTAATCCTGGGGATAAAAATGCGGCACAGGTTTTGAAAATGACAGGAGCTAAGTATATATTTCTTCCCCAAATTGATGGTTTTGAAGATATCGTTGAAACTCAAGAACATGCTGCTATAGGCAGGGTATCTAGAGAGAGAAAGTTATATCTTTCAGTTGTTGTGCAGATCGTAGACGCAACGACTGCAGAAATGTTGCCTGCTATTGCGAGCATTCAGATTGAGAAAAGATTAGATGCGGAAATGGTACGCCTGGGAACAGAGATGTCTAGCGAGAAAGGTTTGGTTGAACTTTCTAAGGAAATGGCAGAGAAACTCACCCAAAGCGTAGTTTGTGCTTTACGTCCTCCAACGATTTTAACAGTTACAGGACAACAGGTATTGATTAACCGAGGCCAAGATGCGGGTTTTAAAAATGGCGATGAAATTGAGATTTTTGCGACTCAACACATAAAGGATGCAGAAAATAACCGGTTTATAAAAAACGAGGCTCTAGTCGGTAAAGCTATTATTTTTCGCTCTGAACGCTCAAATAGTTCTGCTAATCTTACAGGGGAAAATTTGGGTGTCACAGGTGGCTGTATAGTTAAACCGGCTATGAATAATTCTCAACCAACAGGGCAAAATGTTCTTACGCCAGGTTCAAGTGAAAAGCCTTTAAAATGGACTCAATAA
- a CDS encoding DUF1425 domain-containing protein, with protein MGYTTKNKNYNIFKFLGLFVLIFALAEVLNGCGTAGMAGSANVVEGPNGYMQESRVVVYNNWLAHYIKITDLKSFFVGDLLKANVTVFSKALSTLNLQYKFRWYNSQSSEVESESSPWQPLILYGKETKSVQAVAPNPSVKEFKIEIRFRE; from the coding sequence ATGGGATATACTACAAAAAACAAAAATTACAATATTTTTAAGTTCCTTGGATTATTTGTGCTGATTTTTGCTTTAGCAGAAGTTTTGAATGGATGTGGAACTGCGGGTATGGCAGGTTCGGCTAATGTAGTAGAAGGTCCTAATGGATATATGCAAGAAAGTAGAGTTGTGGTGTATAATAACTGGCTTGCCCATTATATTAAGATTACAGACTTAAAAAGCTTTTTTGTCGGGGATTTATTAAAGGCGAACGTCACAGTATTTTCAAAAGCATTAAGTACTCTAAATTTACAATATAAATTTAGGTGGTATAATTCTCAGAGTTCAGAGGTAGAATCTGAGTCTTCGCCATGGCAACCACTAATCTTGTATGGAAAAGAGACCAAGAGCGTGCAAGCTGTAGCACCTAATCCCAGCGTAAAAGAATTTAAAATCGAAATAAGATTTAGAGAATAA
- the lpoB gene encoding penicillin-binding protein activator LpoB, with amino-acid sequence MKKNKYLLISSLGLSLFIFPGCATAPVVQYGDAQALQQISTDFSSSDLQQIAASMVDSLLTFPPIVEVTNQRRPVITVDKIKNKTMQHIDTESVTDSIRAKLVKSGKFRFIDRSTDEATTDEVKTQQDSGLVDKSTAVQFGKQIGAEYMLTGNISEIQQHGGRVEDVYYKFTLNLKNISTGILEWTDEKEIRKVSKRPVFGT; translated from the coding sequence ATGAAAAAGAATAAATATTTATTAATCAGCAGTCTTGGGCTAAGTTTATTTATTTTTCCAGGATGTGCAACAGCACCTGTTGTCCAATATGGCGATGCACAAGCTTTACAGCAAATTTCCACTGATTTTAGTTCTTCCGACCTTCAGCAGATTGCTGCGTCCATGGTAGATTCCCTGTTGACTTTTCCGCCCATAGTTGAAGTTACGAATCAAAGGCGGCCTGTTATTACCGTAGATAAGATTAAGAATAAAACAATGCAGCACATTGATACAGAATCCGTTACTGATTCTATACGGGCAAAATTGGTTAAATCTGGAAAGTTTCGTTTTATTGATCGCAGCACCGATGAAGCAACTACCGATGAGGTTAAAACACAACAGGATAGCGGCCTAGTAGATAAAAGTACAGCTGTCCAATTTGGTAAACAGATAGGCGCTGAATATATGTTAACAGGTAATATATCAGAAATTCAGCAACATGGCGGTAGAGTGGAAGATGTATATTATAAGTTTACTCTTAATCTGAAAAATATCTCTACAGGAATTTTGGAGTGGACGGACGAAAAGGAAATTAGGAAAGTAAGCAAGCGCCCAGTTTTTGGCACCTAA
- a CDS encoding archease, with translation MKNYEVLEHTADIGIRVKSSSLEGLFKSAGLAITEFSAKKQKNQFPEKHKFVITQKAANVEELFVNWLNELLSLSCAEALIFEDIKINQINEQFVDAVATGTDNRNYKTSVEIKAATYHQLKVQKINSHWQAEVIFDV, from the coding sequence ATGAAGAATTATGAAGTATTAGAGCATACCGCGGATATCGGCATCAGGGTAAAATCCTCATCTCTGGAAGGCCTGTTTAAGAGCGCCGGCCTGGCTATAACCGAGTTTTCCGCGAAAAAACAAAAAAATCAATTTCCGGAAAAACATAAATTTGTCATTACGCAAAAAGCAGCTAATGTCGAGGAGCTTTTTGTCAATTGGCTTAATGAGTTATTGTCCTTATCTTGCGCCGAGGCGCTTATCTTTGAAGATATCAAAATAAATCAGATCAACGAGCAGTTTGTCGACGCCGTCGCCACAGGAACCGACAACAGGAATTATAAGACAAGCGTCGAGATCAAGGCGGCAACCTACCATCAGCTTAAAGTCCAAAAAATTAACTCTCACTGGCAGGCAGAAGTAATTTTTGACGTTTAA
- a CDS encoding RtcB family protein, whose product MPDHIQLEKIDDYRWRIPKSYKPGMRVPGLIYASEKLLESIYKDKALEQVANVAFLPGIVKHSLAMPDIHWGYGFPIGGVAATDIDEGGVISPGGVGFDINCGVRLVKTNLGYDDVKDKLEDLTNRLFSDVPAGVGSEGNIRVGTKEEKQILLKGSRWAVENGFGTEDDLECTEENGAIQGADPEAVSERAFQRGKAQSGTLGSGNHFLEVQVIDQLYDREACDTLGLNLGQVMVMIHSGSRGFGYQICEDYARKMVEILPKYKINVPDRQLACAPVNSNEGKAYLGAMRCAANYAWANRQCLMHLTRQAFEKVFGLSWQKLGMFLIYDVAHNIAKIEKHEVDGVKKNLCVHRKGATRAFGPGNPAIPERYRKIGQPVIIPGDMGRNSYLLVGTQKAMEDTFGSTCHGAGRLMSRTASAKSTSADILLKELRSKGIIVKASGRKTVVEEAPMAYKDVNEVVDVVANAGIGKRVCRMRPLGVVKG is encoded by the coding sequence ATGCCCGATCATATCCAATTAGAAAAAATTGATGATTACCGCTGGCGTATTCCCAAAAGCTATAAACCGGGAATGCGGGTGCCCGGATTAATTTATGCCAGCGAAAAGCTGTTAGAGAGTATTTATAAGGATAAGGCGTTAGAGCAGGTGGCCAATGTGGCGTTTTTGCCCGGAATTGTCAAACATTCCCTGGCTATGCCTGATATTCATTGGGGTTACGGATTCCCAATCGGCGGAGTTGCGGCTACGGATATTGATGAGGGTGGGGTTATCTCACCCGGGGGAGTTGGTTTTGACATAAATTGCGGGGTAAGATTAGTAAAAACTAATTTAGGGTATGATGATGTTAAAGACAAGCTTGAAGATTTAACTAACCGTTTGTTTTCCGATGTGCCTGCCGGAGTCGGCTCTGAAGGTAATATCAGAGTAGGGACCAAAGAAGAGAAACAAATATTATTAAAAGGCAGCCGCTGGGCGGTAGAAAACGGATTTGGCACAGAGGATGACCTTGAATGTACTGAAGAAAACGGCGCAATCCAGGGAGCAGACCCGGAGGCGGTTTCCGAGCGCGCTTTTCAAAGAGGCAAAGCCCAATCAGGTACCCTGGGTTCGGGAAATCATTTTTTAGAGGTGCAGGTAATCGATCAACTTTATGACCGGGAGGCTTGCGATACGCTGGGCCTGAATTTAGGCCAGGTAATGGTAATGATCCATTCCGGTTCGCGCGGATTTGGCTACCAGATTTGCGAAGATTACGCGCGCAAGATGGTCGAAATTTTACCAAAATATAAAATAAATGTTCCCGACAGGCAGCTGGCTTGCGCGCCGGTTAACTCCAATGAAGGTAAGGCTTATTTGGGAGCAATGCGCTGCGCGGCAAATTATGCCTGGGCAAACCGCCAATGTCTGATGCATTTAACCCGGCAGGCGTTTGAGAAAGTATTTGGTTTGTCCTGGCAAAAACTGGGAATGTTTCTGATTTATGATGTTGCCCATAATATCGCCAAGATCGAGAAGCATGAGGTTGATGGCGTAAAGAAAAATCTTTGCGTGCACCGTAAAGGCGCCACCCGCGCCTTTGGGCCGGGAAATCCGGCCATACCGGAAAGGTATAGAAAAATCGGCCAGCCGGTAATTATCCCCGGAGATATGGGTAGGAATTCATATTTGTTGGTGGGTACGCAAAAGGCAATGGAGGATACTTTTGGCAGCACTTGTCATGGGGCAGGCCGGCTGATGTCACGCACTGCCTCGGCCAAATCTACCAGCGCAGATATATTGTTGAAAGAATTAAGATCTAAAGGTATAATAGTGAAAGCTTCCGGCCGTAAAACCGTCGTCGAAGAGGCGCCAATGGCCTATAAAGATGTAAATGAAGTGGTCGATGTGGTGGCCAACGCCGGAATCGGAAAACGCGTCTGCCGGATGCGGCCGCTGGGCGTAGTTAAAGGATAA